The Citrus sinensis cultivar Valencia sweet orange chromosome 4, DVS_A1.0, whole genome shotgun sequence DNA segment caaaaaatatgtaaactgAGGGtggcaaacataaaatttgtataagGCGCCTTCTGCCTCGTTTGCCCTGGAATTTCTTTTCAACCTGGGGAATGTGATGGACCCAGTTTATATCAGAAGGTTTGGGCCTACTAACTCTTTTCTAATGGGCTAGACccaatttactcattttttaaacatttgcGAATGTACCAAATACAAATATCAAATCTACTCTGACacctgaaaaacaaaaaagaaaaaaaatctactctGACCCaaaagagggggggggggggggggaatcaGGGGTTactattcataaaaaatattggtATAAGGGCAATTCCAACCTTCTAGGACAATTAATTCAGTGCTcagagaataaataaaagcttCAAACATAAACACCAACATGTAAATTTGATCACGATAATTAGCAAAATATACaatcacaaaagaaaaagaaaaacatcatCAAGCTAGCTCTTCAAATTAACAACAATACAGCTAAAGAGAACCTCAAATGATGACATTAATTCAATTACACTTCTTGGGAAGTGAATTGAAGGAGAAAACAGAAAGCATTGCGGTACAAACAAACCCGATGAGGACGAGACTAGCGCATGCATACCCTTTGTTCAGAAACTTGTCGATGGAGTCCTCTACTCCTTCAATCGGCTCAGATCTCTTCAATTCCTTTGTAACCGCAAATGCTGCAGCAGAACCTGTGGCTAGCTGATATGATGTTACCTGAAaatgattaaacaaaatatattatcagGAACATTGAGCTTGCAAGGTTGCGCGACCATAATTAAAGATTAAGAGAACAAAAGTACCGgattaattaacatttatatcaatttttaatttgtatgtaCGTGCGTACCTTGTCACCGtagaaatcaaatgtgaaGCTTCCATCTCCGCTGATTATGAGATTTCCGGTGCTAATACTGAACAGTGTGAAGGCAATTTGCAGGAGTGTATAGGCCATGCCCAAAACACAGTTGTCGCCAGCAAGTATCTACATTAATTGCAAACAAATGTTGAGCTTGATTTTGGTACTGCATGCATGTGTGTTTGTAAGTGCTTATACAATAAGTGCTTTTACTTATCCGAAGAATCAAAGATTCAAAGTTATTTAGAACATG contains these protein-coding regions:
- the LOC102608548 gene encoding LOW QUALITY PROTEIN: CASP-like protein 4D1 (The sequence of the model RefSeq protein was modified relative to this genomic sequence to represent the inferred CDS: deleted 2 bases in 1 codon); the protein is MAPPPPSMSCRIAALFLKVLTFVCLLVSVILLTTNKIEEDIDFETIFKMRFNDIYGYRYLLATTVFGMAYTLLQIAFTLFSISTGNLIISGDGSFTFDFYGDKVTSYQLATGSAAAFAVTKELKRSEPIEGVEDSIDKFLNKGYACASLVLIGFVCTAMLSVFSFNSLPKKCN